In Perca fluviatilis chromosome 19, GENO_Pfluv_1.0, whole genome shotgun sequence, the genomic window tttaatctgtacaGGGATTAAGTAAAGTGTAAAAATTATAACTCACTATTTTATGGGGGATGCGCCAGACTATATCTTGGCTGGAAGCtgtaacttcctggagtctccacTGTTTGCTTGGCAGCTGGTCAGAGCCATGAAATAGTCCACCGTAAACATTTTGTTTATATGGATTAAACCAATACATTTTaatcagtgagctttagagttGCTGCTAgacagattttgttacctttaaACAGAGACAGGCCAGCCATTCCCTCCTGTTTCtgtctatgctaagctaaccagctgctggttaCAGCTCCATAATAATCATACAGACATGAGAATGGTATCAATCTTGTCATCTAACTCTCCaccagaaagcaaataagcattttTCCCAACGTGTCAAACTGTTGCTTTAAAAATGTCACTGTGCATATTGTTAAAACCCTGGAGTAGGATTGAATTAAACTCTGGATTAACTGGTGACACCTCATGTTCACTCACCAATAACGTGCCGCCATCTTCCCTCCCCTTTATTACCAAGATCTCAGAAAGTAGATCTACCATTTGCATTAAGCCAACAGGTTTCAGAAACGTGAAAAGTAATCATAATTTTCTAACAGTTTCACATGTGACTGCCTAATCAGTCCATGCAAGAAGTCCCTTGTTAAATTACCTTTTTCTCATTTAGGTTATTTTGTTTATAAATTACAAATTCCTCCTCTGAGTCAATGTTCTGTGTACATTGCCTCTCAAACAAAGAGCTTTACCAAGCCCAGTGTtagaaataaatgataaaagcATTTCTCAGAACCATGATGGCCAAATAAACAATGTGGCCTTAGTCCTCCTTACACTTGAAGTCTTCTATCTGTCTGTTATGGTGCAATATACTGCCCTTCTGTCAAAGCATCGAGAAATTCTTTATTTGTTCTGCAAATACAACGAATTGGATACGCGGCCACAACAGAGCACAacatactctctcacacacacacacacacacacacacacacacacacacacacacacacacacacacacacacacacacacacacacacacacacacacacacacacacagtctccatGGTCAGGCACTTGATCCTCAGGCCTTCACAGCACAAGTGTCTTCCTTTGTATCTTATCTCATCCGAGGGACTCACACAACTTTTATCCAGCCGGAACTAAAGACACGGTCCCATGTGAAGAATGCACCTACTGATAGGCTTATCTTCCCCCGCTCACAACTACACGGTCAGAAGACAAACAACAACGATTAATAACTCTTCAGAGAGCATCAGTCCCATGATAATTTCAAAAGCAACATAAAAAAGGACTGTTCCAACTTGGAGCATCTTATGGTCACATAGCATTTTCAAATAGAGAACTTTTTTATCTGCTGCAGACTGATGTACCCATGATGCTTACACACAGTTCatgaaagcttttatttttgctgtgttGCTTGTTCCCTGTTTCCCAGGAAAATCATGTTGAGCACAGGAAATGATTCATTTCACAtttcctgcagctgcagcagttTGACTGTAATAAATAGAAGAAGAACAGGGTAGTGAGCAATAGCAGTGGTGATTAACACAATTACTTAAGAAGGCTGGAAATGTATTGAAACGTAAAGTTCATCAGTACAATACTCCTCACACAGTGTGACTTTGTAATAATATTAGAATCTTGTAGATCACCTCTTTATCTTAACAGACACTCTGCTAAAGCACCTGAAATACTTGCGCTCTCGTTATGAACGGGAACTGTCTTGAaccatttctctctttctttgcaGACGATTTACATTAAAGCTTGGAAAACAGAGAATGTCTGACAAGGAAGAAATGGCTTCAGATGGGAGTCTGAATGTTACACTGACGTTAAGGCTGCTGATGCATGGAAAGGTAATAGACCGATGCGTAAATAGTTCAAATGATTGTGTATTTTTGTAGTAATATCCTAATGGTCTGGTAATAGCACATAATTGTTGATTAAATGATTACATCCTGCTGTAAATGTGAAAAGCTGTTAGAGAACATCTTGTGTGTTGGCACTTGCTTGTTAAGGGTTGTTATATTTTCATTCACAGGAAGTTGGCAGCATAATCGGGAaggtagatatatatatatatatatatattttttttttacaattgttCATCCTGCTTTCTTACcgattgtctttttttcctccctaTATAAAACTAATCAAGTTTACTGTTTTATATTTTCCTACTTGATTCCAGAAAGGAGAAACAGTAAAGAAGATGAGGGAGGAGGTGAGCATTCACTTTGACATCTGTAATTTGAAAACTTATATAATTGAATGAGTTCTGGCAGATAAATTTCAACAAATTGAGGCTGGAATAATTGTGGATTTGTGTTTCCAGAGTGGTGCTCGTATCAACATATCAGAGGGATCATCTCCAGAGAGAATAATTACCATCACAGGACCCACAGAGGGCATCTTCAGAGCTTTCTCCATGATCGCAGAGAAGTTTGAGGAGGTACAGCAAAACAAATGTGCAAATTCTAGTGTTTAACATGAGAATTTACTAAAGATCCTTCAAAGATTTTGTCTGAAGTCTGAAGGACACTGAATGCACCTTTCCCTTAGTCTTGCAAAAAAGAGACTTGTCAAATAAAGCTGACGTTCTTTTGGTCGGTGCTGAACATATTTTTGAATCCTCCCTCAGGATATTACTGCAGCAATGACAAACAGCAACGTGACAAGCAAGCCACCTGTGACACTACGCCTGGTTTTCCCAGGAAGCCAGTGTGGCTCCCTGATTGGCAAAGGAGGCTCAAAAATCAAAGAGATCAGAGAGGTAGGAGTCCTTTCctctttttaaaggtcccatggcatgacaatttcactttatgaggttttttaacattaatgtgagttcccccagcctgcctatgttcccccagtggctagaaatggtgataggtgtaaaccgagccctgggtatcctgctctgcctttgagaaaatgaaagcttagatgggctgatctggaatctcctccttatgaggtcataaggagcaaggttacctcccctttctctgctttgcccacccagaggaagggagagacatcatggcttgcaaacaagcaaagtggcagttggtcaaggttacaccccccaccctccaccttgcccccctctctcctcctcaatagcatttaaagctacagacacagaaatggcacatcctaaggaaagctcattgtgagactggctctagtggctgtaattctgcaccaaggctgaattttgggaaagagacttcagatacagtattaggggatcactaaggcctatataaaatagacttcagatacagtattaggggatcaataaggcctatataaaagcatccaaaaagcaacatgtcatgggacctttaattttctatgaggaagttgtgtttttgcacccaaacagagacagaaaaccaaCTCCCTGCTGCTTTGACACCTCAAATATCAAACACTCCAGTcaaacttttcctttttttctttgccttaaaatgtgtgtattttttggtTGCTGCTCTTGAAAATCCCACTGATTAGGCCTGTAAAGATCGGCGGAGGGTGAATACTCATTCTGAATGGACAATATTTGTGTACGCCTCTTAAAAATATTGGAACACACATTGCTATTTGGCTTGCAGCTGCTCCCTGCATGTCAATATGTGTTCGGGGTAATTTGCGGGTGCTTGAAACAGCATTTCAATTTGGTTGCTGCTGTGCTCTTTTCAGCAATAAATAGCCTTTGTTTTCTTCTGTTGTCTGGTGATGTTAAGACCACAGGCGCTCAGGTTCAGGTGGCAGGAGACATGCTGCCGGACTCTACAGAGAGGGCTGTCACAATCTCCGGCACTCCACAGGCCATCACTCAGTGTGTAAGACACATCTGCTCTGTCATGCTGGAGGTAAGCACTGTCAGACAGCAGATGATCTTCACGTTCAACATCTCTATTTAGGTGTCAAGTATGTCACATTTGTTTAGGAGGTGGTAAAAGGTATCCAGTAGCACATTGGGGATATTTTCAGAGCCTCCTGCAAGGCTAAATCTTTGAATTCAGGTTGTAGTGGTTGGTCATTCTCATGAGATGTGCAACAATAATGACACTATTTGCTTGGATATTCAATATGTTATtactttaatgattttttttttttgtctgacatACCCCCAAATATCTGTCAGAGTACCCCGTAATTTGGAATTActgatatctttaaaaaaaaaaagaattatgtaTATAAGATTGAAACTAGTTAAATGGATTCCTGTAAGTAAAAGAAATGAGCTTAGATTTATGTTCAGTATCCACTTGACTGCTTTTTATTGTCAAAAAAGCATATCAATCCCCCATTATCAGGTCTATTCACAGGTATCATAGCTTTCTTTGGTCCAAGCTCTCATGTGTCCCAACTTTCTCAACCAATGAAAGGGGTGTAAAAAGATTCAGCAGGCGATATAAAAAGGGATATAAAATGCATCAGTGCCAGTAAGAGCTCTTTTCTCAGTTGTAGCAGTgtataaattctgctttttgGTTTGCATGACTGTGTCTCTAGTCTCCACCAAAAGGAGCAACTATTCCCTACCGACCCAAGGCCATGACTGCTGGAGCCCATGCAGTGTTAGCACCACAACACTCTGCACATGTAAGTAGCAATATGGGAGTTATTTAGCTGTGATTTTAGCAGCTTTGTTAAAAGCATGGTAATTGAATTGCTTCCTAATTGTGTGGGAGCTCGGAGTCACGCTGATCATTAAGCACATTTCACCACTAGAGGGACACGTCTATGTAATTATACAGCAATAAGCTCTTCGTATTGTAATGCTGTAAGCAGTAAGATGAGCTAATGATCACATTAGAAAGTTTTTGGCCACGCTGTAATGTGTTGGAGATATAAATAACAGTCCTTCACATTAATAATTCCCCTGCAGTGTGAAAGATGTCGTGACTAAAGCTCATGTTTGCATGTGCTGGCCAGTTGCTGTCCTGAATCTGGCACAATCTGCTCTGACCTATCAGACATCTGTTTATGTTATTTGATTTCTGGCCATGGTCAAAGAGGGGGCAAAACAGCAGATGACATTTAGATGAAATTCCATCAAATCCATACACATTAGAGCTAttgaaaagaggaagagaattGATTTTTAGAAACACACTCACTGCACTGAGTTTACTCTTTATGCTCTGTGACAAATTCACATTTCAAGTGACATGTTCAAACATGTCTGCACCTCTCACTCCTACAACCACATCTCTTCTCTTATTCTTTTCAGGCGTTTGCAATTCCAGGGCAGTATGCTTTTGCGCATCAAGATGTAAGTATGCTCATTTGGGTGACTGAAACCCGCTCTAATGACCTACTCCTGCCCACTCCTTCCAAAGCCACCACTATACACCCTCTGTGTACCCTACTCTGCAAAGATGAAACTTCAATAACCCTGATCTGTTGACATTATTAACACTAACACATTGTAGCAGCATGCATTGATTGAAATGAAAGTTAAGATCTTTAGAATTCATGATCAGTGAAAGCTTTGTAGCCAGAGATGTGTGTTTTCAGATGACTGCCACGAGAAGCCAGCATGCTTTCTGAAGGAAATGAATCTCTTCACACTGACACTATCTGTGATGTTTTGTGAACTTCAGATTGGTTCTGTATTGTAGTTGTCAACTCCTCTGAAATAATCCAGTTTGATTGGTTAGCTCTAACTTCCTTCCTACCCTGCAGTTGACCAAGCTTCACCAGCTGGCTATGCAGCATATCCCCCTCCCTTCCCTTGGGCAGAGCAACCCTACCTTCCCTGGTACGTACCCACGGCTCCCCGGGGAAGTCCATCTATCCCTCTGTCTTCACTCCTCTTCGAATCACATCATCAACACCCCTGTCACTTCAGAGAGGATCAAGGATGTCTCCATTCTCTCAGAGTTTACAGACACTctcacaggtttttttttaagaaggtGGCTTTACAGAGATGTGCATATAACAAAAATGACCGCATCTATTTGTACCAGAACTtgagaaaatattaatattaatattactaaatacatattaatacaaaatagaaTAGTGAAGTTGTAAGGTTAAGCCACCAAACTAGTTTATTATCAACCATCTTGCAAGTTAGTCACTGAAATATTTAGAACCCAAGAGTATAAGACAGATGGAAGCAGacagaatgaaaaacaaaagtaaaacaaCAGAGTTCTCTGAGAgggaaatgtgaaaaatgtcagaaatatttacagtttagTAAATATATAACATTTCTCATTATTTCTCATACCCTCCCAAAATTTCAGCTCCATCTGTCCAATTTCCTTCTCCAAAACATCTCTTGACCCCATCCTTCACCTTTGCAACATTTCTCCTCCAAATCTAACATTGTCTTGGGCCGACCATCCCTGACCTCAGCCACCCCACGTACTCATACTCTGCCACAACTAACTGAGGacaaaacattacaacattttgATTATATAAGCAGGACTGGTGTGATAGAGCTAATGAAACATGTTAATTTGAATGAAAATGTAGCTCATCTTATTGTAGCAATGTAAAATAGGTGCATAGTATGTGTGCTGAATACAGTACGTGTCTGTTTAGTTTCAAGATTTTCTTGCCATATGCCATTTTCATGTTCCTAATTTAGCAGTGTGCCAGTGATAAAGTAGACAAAGTAGGTTAACTTGTCATGCAATGAGAGTGGAAGCCATTAGTGCCATACTGTTGTTCGCATTCCTTGTCCTACTTTGCAGGATTGGATGCATCTGCCCCCACAAGTTCACAGGAGCTGGCAATACCTAACGATGTAAGTGCCACATTGTTTTTGTTCTCCCAGCACTAAATGTGATGAGGAATGAAGAATCTATGAACACAAAATCCCTTTCCTTCTTAGCCGCAGAAAGGGATTAatgcttttgtcttttttaaacattaattattGCATAAATACACCACAATCAAGTATTAGCTTGTTGTGGCTTGAATATTTCGGAAAAAAAGTAAAGATATGAGTGGACCAACAATAGTCTACTGGCTTGGCTACTTTAGATTATTTTCATCCATAATCAGAATCATAAATCATCTCATGTAATCATATGTTATATAGGATTTATATTTCTATGGAATAACcgacaagtcctccaaaccatagcCTACTATAATATGACCCACAGGAGGAggtttcataaattagcgccccTAGCGGTGTCTCGGAATTACACAACCTAACctttgaaatgtgtttattcactttcttgcagagagttagatgagaagatagaTAGCACTCTCATATCtttatggtaaatatgaagctaccaccagcagccagttagcttagcataatagaaacggggaaacagctagcatggctctgtcactaacatgttatatctgatatgtttgtccaatctgtacaaaaaccttatTATAAAAATGGCAGGTTGTGGATCCAGGGGGGTTATGTGTATTTCTTGGGCAGTAGCAGCGACTTACTGGAGTCTTGATGACACCTTGAgattgccaggcaaccagcgtGAGACTcaaattgttatttttacacGTTGGTATTTGTATGGATTAAAAAAGCGAAATGTAACttgttagtgagctttagaggtgctagtTGGTGGCCAgacaaagccaggctagctgttttcccccTGTTTactgtctttgtgctaagctaagctaactggctgctagTGGTAGCTTCATATTCATCGCAGAAATGAGAATGGTATCACTgtcttcttatctaactcttggcaacaAAGCAAATATATAGTATCTTTTAACATGTCAAACTAGTCAGTGTTCCAGTGACAACATTCACAGTACCGGCAACTAACATTTCATGTGATCTTACAATTAGGCTACAGTATGGTGTGCTATTAATATAGGtaacaaaaacacagctgggAATGTgggttttttattgaaaaactaCCAGGAGTCTGTGCTGCTGTCACCATGTCAGATGCTTCCTCATGCTGTTTTGATATCTAATTCCTGGAAAGCATGTTAACATAACCAGTTTTGCCATTTGCATGTTTCCACTCTCCCCCTTTCTAGTTTATTGGCTGCATAATTGGAAGACAAGGCAGCAAGATCAATGAGATTCGCCAGGTCTCTGGAGCTCACATCAAAATTGCCAGTGCCACTGATGGCTCAGCTATGCGCCAAGTCACGATCACAGGCTCGCCCGCCAGCATCAGCGTCGCCCAGTACCTCATCAACGCCAGGTAAGATATTACGCAGGGCGCACACGTCCAGCAGGGCATCACATTGCGGCCTCATGATAAGACAGCCAAGCTATTGAATGAGGGCAGAGATATTGTGCTCAGAGTGAGGCTGGATTTGTTCCATCTCACTGCTCCGTTCTCTTGACTGCATTCAAATCCTGATTGTCTCTGCTTTTTAACACATTCCTTCTTTGATACTTAtgttttctcctctttctctcaccTCCATTCTCCCTTGTCTCACCCATTCCTCCCCTTTTCAttttttcctctgtctcctcttaaCCCTTCACCATCTCAACTCCCTCTTCCAAACATCACTACCTGCAGCTTAGAGATGGCTAAATACACCATGCAGGCTGCTTCCTCTGCGAACCCAATTGACCTCAACATGAGCTTCTCTCAGCCCGCTCCCACTGCCTCCACTGCTGCTACCTCTATGGCCGTCCTGGCGGCCACCACTTCTTCCCCCGCCATTAACGTCCACTCTCCCTCAACCTTGCAAACCATCCAAAACCAACATTACGCCGTCCCCATTTCCAGCCTGCTTGGCATGAAAACTCTGCCCCTCCTGGCTGTCCACCCAGCAGCTGCTTCCAGCCTAGCTCAGGGTTTTTGCCCTTATACCACAAAAATGACAACCAGCATCAAAAAATCTGAGCGGCAGAAGTTTGGTCCTTATTGACATCTGCTTTTAAGTCTAGTCAGTGTAATGGACTGGTAAGACATTATTAAATGATGAGACATGATTTGAGATTGAGCATACATGTATAGGCGTTACACACCAGTGTGTGTACGTTTTGCCAGTGTAGCACTTGTTTTCCATAAATCAGGAGAATATTAGAAACAGACGGAAAGGATGGTAGTATCAAAACATGTCCACATTAATTACAACAGGCAGCTGAGGTGCATATTAACTCAGTATTACCTTGCGGACATGCACAACAATGAATGTTGGTAACTCAGGCTTGTACTAGTATCCTAGAAAAAGCTATTTTTCAAATGGATTCATGTTACAGAACTTTATATGATGAAGACTTAATCCAGGAGAGGTATTTTCCATGATGCAAATATTGACTTAGTTTTCTATCCGTGTAACTAGTTTACAATCATTTTTTGTTAGATCATTC contains:
- the zgc:110045 gene encoding poly(rC)-binding protein 3 isoform X4, with protein sequence MSDKEEMASDGSLNVTLTLRLLMHGKEVGSIIGKKGETVKKMREESGARINISEGSSPERIITITGPTEGIFRAFSMIAEKFEEDITAAMTNSNVTSKPPVTLRLVFPGSQCGSLIGKGGSKIKEIRETTGAQVQVAGDMLPDSTERAVTISGTPQAITQCVRHICSVMLESPPKGATIPYRPKAMTAGAHAVLAPQHSAHAFAIPGQYAFAHQDLTKLHQLAMQHIPLPSLGQSNPTFPGLDASAPTSSQELAIPNDFIGCIIGRQGSKINEIRQVSGAHIKIASATDGSAMRQVTITGSPASISVAQYLINARLSSVLTGLGVL
- the zgc:110045 gene encoding poly(rC)-binding protein 3 isoform X2, giving the protein MSDKEEMASDGSLNVTLTLRLLMHGKEVGSIIGKKGETVKKMREESGARINISEGSSPERIITITGPTEGIFRAFSMIAEKFEEDITAAMTNSNVTSKPPVTLRLVFPGSQCGSLIGKGGSKIKEIRETTGAQVQVAGDMLPDSTERAVTISGTPQAITQCVRHICSVMLESPPKGATIPYRPKAMTAGAHAVLAPQHSAHAFAIPGQYAFAHQDLTKLHQLAMQHIPLPSLGQSNPTFPGLDASAPTSSQELAIPNDFIGCIIGRQGSKINEIRQVSGAHIKIASATDGSAMRQVTITGSPASISVAQYLINASLEMAKYTMQAASSANPIDLNMSFSQPAPTASTAATSMAVLAATTSSPAINVHSPSTLQTIQNQHYAVPISSLLGMKTLPLLAVHPAAASSLAQGFCPYTTKMTTSIKKSERQKFGPY
- the zgc:110045 gene encoding poly(rC)-binding protein 3 isoform X3; this translates as MSDKEEMASDGSLNVTLTLRLLMHGKEVGSIIGKKGETVKKMREESGARINISEGSSPERIITITGPTEGIFRAFSMIAEKFEEDITAAMTNSNVTSKPPVTLRLVFPGSQCGSLIGKGGSKIKEIRETTGAQVQVAGDMLPDSTERAVTISGTPQAITQCVRHICSVMLESPPKGATIPYRPKAMTAGAHAVLAPQHSAHAFAIPGQYAFAHQDLTKLHQLAMQHIPLPSLGQSNPTFPGTYPRLPGEVHLSLCLHSSSNHIINTPVTSERIKDVSILSEFTDTLTGLDASAPTSSQELAIPNDFIGCIIGRQGSKINEIRQVSGAHIKIASATDGSAMRQVTITGSPASISVAQYLINARLSSVLTGLGVL
- the zgc:110045 gene encoding poly(rC)-binding protein 3 isoform X1, with amino-acid sequence MSDKEEMASDGSLNVTLTLRLLMHGKEVGSIIGKKGETVKKMREESGARINISEGSSPERIITITGPTEGIFRAFSMIAEKFEEDITAAMTNSNVTSKPPVTLRLVFPGSQCGSLIGKGGSKIKEIRETTGAQVQVAGDMLPDSTERAVTISGTPQAITQCVRHICSVMLESPPKGATIPYRPKAMTAGAHAVLAPQHSAHAFAIPGQYAFAHQDLTKLHQLAMQHIPLPSLGQSNPTFPGTYPRLPGEVHLSLCLHSSSNHIINTPVTSERIKDVSILSEFTDTLTGLDASAPTSSQELAIPNDFIGCIIGRQGSKINEIRQVSGAHIKIASATDGSAMRQVTITGSPASISVAQYLINASLEMAKYTMQAASSANPIDLNMSFSQPAPTASTAATSMAVLAATTSSPAINVHSPSTLQTIQNQHYAVPISSLLGMKTLPLLAVHPAAASSLAQGFCPYTTKMTTSIKKSERQKFGPY